A stretch of DNA from Clostridia bacterium:
TCGTACAGGCGGGGAATGAGTTGTACCAAGGTGGATTTGGCGCTGCCCGTGCCGCCCAAAACGCCCACTATCGCGCCCGACGGCACGTGCAGATCCACGTGGCTCAACGCGTCCCTTTCGGCGGTCGCGGAGTAGCGGAAACTCACGTCGTCGAAATCGACCGAGCCGTCTTTGACCTCGCGGACGGGGTTTTCGGGCGATACGATGGTGGGTTGCTCGTTGAGCACTTCCACCACGCGGTCGGCGCTCGCCGTGGAGATGGCGATGATCATCACGCACATACCGATCATGATGAAACTCATCAATATCTGCATCACGTAGTTGATCATACTCATCAAACCACCCGTGGTCAGCGTGCCCGTGGTGATGATACCCGCGTTGGTCTTCACGACCACGGTCGCGCCGATGATAGCTATCATCAACATACACACGTAGATGGCCGCCATCATGATGGGGCCGTTCAACGCGATGATCTTTTCGGCTTTGGTGAAGTCGCGGCAGATATCGTCCGATGCCGTCGTGAATTTTTGCGTTTCGTAGTCCTCACGGACGTAGGCTTTCACCACTCTCGCGGCGTGCACGTTTTCTTGCACGGTCTCGTTGAGGCGGTCGTATTTTTTGAACACGCGTTGGAACAGTTTGTGCACCGTCTTCAGCAGGAAGTAGGCGGACACGGTCAGCACGGGCACCACCACGGCGAACACCCACGCCACGCGGGGCGAAGTGATAAAGGCCATCGTCATGGAGAAGACGAGCATCAAGGGACACCGTATGGCCATACGAATGATCATCATATAGCTCATCTCCACGTTGGTGACGTCGGTGGTCAACCGCGTGACCAAAGACGAGGTGGAAAACTTGTCGATATTGGCGAAGGAGAAGCGTTGCACCGCGCCGAACAGGTCGTGACGAAGGTTCTTTGCGTAGCCTTCCGCGGCCGAAGCGCAAAACCAACCCGAACCCATACCGCACAGCAGGCTCAATATTGCCATCGCCACCAAAATAGCGGCGTAGCACAGTACGCCCTCGATGGTCATGGCCTCGCCGTGCATGGTCGACGTGGCCAGATGGGGGAAGAAGTAGAACAAGCGCGTGACCTCGGTCTTGGGCGGGTTGATATAGTCTATCATCTCGGCCATGGCAAAGGGCAACAGACACTCGAGGATAACCTCGATAGCCACCAATACGGGAGTGAGAATGCTGTCGCGCTTGTAGTTGCGGATGCTTTTTGCCAGTGTTTTGATTACCATAGTTTACTCCGAAAATTCGATTGTCTATTCCTTATATATAATACGCGCTATGCGCGAGGCTATTTGTCTTCGTCCTCGCCGCCCAGATTGCGTTGAATGGCGTTGAGTACGTTGTAGAATACTTCGAGGTCTTTTTCGTCCACGCCCTCGACGGCCTGCGCGGCTATTCGTTCGAACGCGGATACGGTGTCACGGTGCAAGGCTTCGCCTTTTTCGGTCATGACGATGCGTTTGAGTCTGGCGTCTTCTTTGACCGAGTGGCGTTCCACGAGGCCGTTCTTTTCCATCAGCGTCAACACGTTGGAGGCGGACGAGCGGCGTATGCCGAAGTGCTGTTCGATATCCTTTTGGTATACGGGCGCGTCTTGGTGCTTGGCGAGGTAGCCCAATATATAGCCGTGCGTACCCGTCAACTGCTTTTCGTTGCGAATCTCCTTGGTGCGGTCGCCCGCGCGTTTGATCAAGAGGTCGGCTATATGTATTTCCAAACCCAATTTGCGACTGTTCATATCCTCTCCTTGTATTTGTTAGAAACCTAACAATCCAATTATAGGGATTTTTCCCCCCGTTGTCAACCGTCTGCAAGGCGATTTTGCAACGTTTTGAGGGGTTGCCAAAGGAGTGGCGCGTATGGTACAATGGAAAATGGCGAGTGGCAAACGCATTCGCCAATCAAATCACGAGGTGCGTTATGAATGATTTTAAAGCCAGGCCCAAGGGCAATTTCGCCGTACTCATCATCGTATGGCTGATTTTGGCGGGTGCCGTCGCGGCGGTGACGGCGATATGCCTTACGCAGGAAGGCTCCGTGCTCAATTATATCGTTATCCTCATGCCCCCCGTTTTCTTCGTCGTGCCCGCGTGCATGACCACCTATTCCACGGCGGTGTCGCTGGTTGAGGTACGGGGCGGCACGGTGCGTTGCGTGTACGTCGCGGGGATGAAGAAGGTGGTGTTGGAGATTTCGCTTGCGGACGTGGAGGCAGTATGGGGCTACCGCCGCACGGTGGCGCAGGGCAATCGGCTCCAAATCACCACGGGCTGTGCCTTCCGCAGGCACGACGGCTATCGGCTTTTTCTCGATATGGCCATGTACACCGTCAAGCAGCGCGACGACCTGTTGGACGCCGTGTGCGTCGCGTGCGAGGGTGTCGAGCGGTTGAGCGAAGTGCCCGACAAGGGGCGCGTGTACCGCGTCAATCCCATCGTGGAGTGGGAAGCGCCCGAGGGTGCGGAGGGGAGCGAACGGTCGGCTACGCGGAACGACGCGTCCGCCGAGGGCGTCACCGTCACCAAAGAGGGTGACGCGATCACGCTCACCCAAGAGGGCGAATCGGTTACCGTCGTCAAAGAGGGCGATACCGTCCGCATAACGCAAAGTGCCGCCGAAACGCCGAACGGCGAAGCGGCCACCGCGCCCGCCGCGACCAATCCCGCCGTACTCTATCACTATCGCGTGTACGAAAAAGAAGAGGGTACGCGGTGCAGTCTATGCGGCGCGCGCATCGCTTCGGCCACCGCGCCCGGCGACCACCAAACGGCGGGCTATCAATCGCACAACGGGCGCAAGTGGATTTGTCGGGATTGCTGGGATCGCTTCGCCGCCGACTACCATTGGGTGGCCGTGGACTGATTCAACCCGCCAGGTTGCGGAAAAAATCGA
This window harbors:
- a CDS encoding MarR family transcriptional regulator is translated as MNSRKLGLEIHIADLLIKRAGDRTKEIRNEKQLTGTHGYILGYLAKHQDAPVYQKDIEQHFGIRRSSASNVLTLMEKNGLVERHSVKEDARLKRIVMTEKGEALHRDTVSAFERIAAQAVEGVDEKDLEVFYNVLNAIQRNLGGEDEDK
- a CDS encoding ABC transporter ATP-binding protein, which translates into the protein MVIKTLAKSIRNYKRDSILTPVLVAIEVILECLLPFAMAEMIDYINPPKTEVTRLFYFFPHLATSTMHGEAMTIEGVLCYAAILVAMAILSLLCGMGSGWFCASAAEGYAKNLRHDLFGAVQRFSFANIDKFSTSSLVTRLTTDVTNVEMSYMMIIRMAIRCPLMLVFSMTMAFITSPRVAWVFAVVVPVLTVSAYFLLKTVHKLFQRVFKKYDRLNETVQENVHAARVVKAYVREDYETQKFTTASDDICRDFTKAEKIIALNGPIMMAAIYVCMLMIAIIGATVVVKTNAGIITTGTLTTGGLMSMINYVMQILMSFIMIGMCVMIIAISTASADRVVEVLNEQPTIVSPENPVREVKDGSVDFDDVSFRYSATAERDALSHVDLHVPSGAIVGVLGGTGSAKSTLVQLIPRLYDVSQGAVKVGGVDVRKYELDVLRNKVAMVLQKNVLFSGTIAENLRWGNEDATDEQLREACRLAQADAFVESFPDGYNTRIAQGGTNVSGGQRQRLCIARALLKDPKILILDDSTSAVDTKTDSLIRQGFRDYIPDVTKIIIAQRIASVQDADIIVVMDNGKIDAVGKHEELLASNEIYREVYFSQNREGGEDNA